CTGGAAAAGCGCGTGTAATCTGGGAAGAAGAACGTATTGCCGAATTTGCAGGGGCAGAAAGGCTGATCGAGTTCGACATCGAGCAAGTCATCGAAATTACAGCAGCTACGAATCTGAGCTGGAGTCTTTTGAGTTATTCACCATCAAACCCAGCAAATATATTTTGAATATCGTTCAGGAACCGGTTGAAGCAGTATCCGCAGCCACACACATTCTTTTCGACTTCATAAACATTTTGGCTCTGGATGTGAATCGATCATTCGTTCAATACACATGATCAAGGAGCGGTGGCGGTCCATGCTCGCTTGAGCCAAGATAGAGACTCCTAATCTAAGGTTGGTTTTGAATTGAGGATGAAGTTCATGAGAGCGGATATGATGAAACTTGCTTATGGTGGTGATGAAAACATTCTATTTGATTGAATCCTGAGCCAAAACTATAAAAGGCCATGAAGGGATCTAATCCCCAAGATGAGATCTTTTCATTTGAACTTTCACTCGTCTTAAATCTAGGATTTAAAAAATGAATCTTTTCGATTTCAGTCTGTAGGAGCGTGTTTCATGAATGGAAGGAGAGTTTCGTTATGTCTCGTTTTGATATTGTCCCTACTGGTCTGCCCTGGAAACAGCAGTTCGGCCAATTCAAGCCCGCAAGAGCAAAGAACCGTCCCGCCGCGCCAGGCTGCCCTCGCACAGGAAAAGAGGGTAGCCCTATTCATT
The bacterium DNA segment above includes these coding regions:
- a CDS encoding pyridoxamine 5'-phosphate oxidase family protein, whose translation is VNSNRILFPDYSGNKMFNTLGNITVNPNAGLLFLDFKNGNTLQLTGKARVIWEEERIAEFAGAERLIEFDIEQVIEITAATNLSWSLLSYSPSNPANIF